One genomic window of Bradyrhizobium sp. B124 includes the following:
- a CDS encoding ABC transporter substrate-binding protein, giving the protein MIRHLAAASLLLTTACLAIGPASAADPGITDTEILIGDVEPLTGPPALLGVAASIGHKIAIAEANAAGGINGRKIKYVLEDDGYVTARTIQGVKKVIDVDKVFAMIGISGSGQSIAVMPVLEKSGIPTVIDVAPVKFLWEPPRKNVFVVGQSYEEGIVHLVNFLADKNPGKKWGLITQDDDYGITVRDGFDTVVKAKKLNVVYSGNYKKGQQDFSSDMLQLKDSGAEVFLAGGIIGENIAMMKELEKLSIKPVTGIFWPGRIEPVLKLMGPAGDGIYAVDYVEPFAGAAGRAFLDKAKPLVSEAEFKGINRYTMTGYAAAKVLIAAIERCGKQPTWACTIAELEKTKNVETGVMAPISFGPGVRFSNQKLQIMQADTATLSFKPVN; this is encoded by the coding sequence ATGATCAGACATCTGGCGGCGGCCTCGCTGCTGCTCACCACGGCCTGTCTTGCCATCGGCCCCGCTTCCGCCGCCGACCCTGGCATCACCGACACCGAGATCCTGATCGGTGACGTCGAGCCCCTGACCGGCCCGCCGGCGCTGCTCGGCGTCGCGGCCTCGATCGGCCACAAGATCGCGATCGCGGAAGCCAATGCCGCCGGCGGCATCAACGGCCGCAAGATCAAGTATGTGCTGGAGGACGACGGTTACGTCACGGCACGCACCATCCAGGGCGTCAAGAAGGTGATCGACGTCGACAAGGTGTTCGCGATGATCGGCATCTCCGGCTCGGGCCAGTCGATCGCTGTCATGCCGGTGCTGGAGAAGTCCGGCATCCCGACCGTGATCGACGTCGCGCCGGTGAAATTCCTGTGGGAGCCGCCGCGCAAGAACGTGTTCGTGGTCGGCCAATCCTACGAGGAAGGCATCGTCCACCTCGTCAATTTCCTCGCCGACAAGAATCCCGGCAAGAAATGGGGCCTGATCACCCAGGACGACGATTACGGCATCACCGTGCGTGACGGCTTCGATACCGTCGTCAAGGCCAAGAAGCTGAACGTGGTCTACAGCGGCAATTACAAGAAGGGCCAGCAGGACTTCTCGTCCGACATGTTGCAGCTGAAGGATTCCGGCGCCGAGGTGTTCCTGGCCGGCGGCATCATCGGCGAGAACATCGCGATGATGAAGGAGCTCGAGAAGCTCAGCATCAAACCGGTGACCGGCATCTTCTGGCCCGGCCGCATCGAGCCCGTGCTGAAGCTGATGGGCCCGGCCGGTGACGGCATCTATGCGGTCGACTATGTCGAGCCGTTCGCGGGCGCGGCCGGCAGGGCGTTCCTCGATAAGGCCAAGCCGCTGGTGTCGGAAGCCGAGTTCAAGGGTATCAACCGCTACACCATGACCGGCTATGCCGCCGCGAAGGTCCTGATCGCAGCGATCGAGCGCTGCGGCAAGCAACCGACCTGGGCCTGCACCATCGCGGAGCTGGAGAAGACCAAGAATGTCGAGACCGGCGTGATGGCGCCGATCAGCTTCGGCCCCGGCGTCCGATTCTCGAACCAGAAGCTGCAAATCATGCAGGCCGATACGGCGACGCTCAGCTTCAAGCCGGTGAACTAG
- a CDS encoding alpha/beta hydrolase, giving the protein MASAGDDIAITPVDRAIERLRAIYCGWTRDTSVAQMRSDWDAAFAGCSVPVTCQPVSAGGIDGEWLVPRGAPRDKAVLYFHGGGFRIGSVASHRDLAARTADASGCRVLSINYRLAPEHRFPAALDDALIAYQHLCDQGLRPADIAFAGDSAGGNLVLVAMLAARDRGLPLPAAGALMSPWTDLAATGASYESRAAADPIHQRAMILALAKNYLDKDGDPRNPLASPLYADLTGLPPLLVQVGDRETVRDDSVDLAARAKAAGGDVELQVWDGMIHVFQMFPEIPQAREAIASLAVFLRNHLHIGHQRAPQ; this is encoded by the coding sequence ATGGCCAGCGCAGGCGACGATATCGCCATCACGCCGGTCGATCGCGCCATCGAGCGCCTGCGTGCGATCTATTGCGGCTGGACCCGCGACACATCGGTAGCGCAGATGCGCAGCGATTGGGATGCGGCGTTTGCCGGCTGCTCGGTGCCGGTGACGTGCCAGCCGGTTTCCGCCGGCGGCATCGACGGCGAATGGCTCGTGCCGCGAGGCGCACCGCGCGACAAGGCGGTTCTCTATTTTCACGGCGGCGGATTCCGCATCGGCTCGGTCGCGTCGCATCGCGACCTGGCCGCGCGGACCGCGGATGCATCCGGCTGTCGTGTGCTTTCGATCAATTATCGCCTAGCGCCGGAGCACCGCTTTCCGGCGGCGCTCGATGATGCGCTGATTGCCTATCAGCATCTCTGCGATCAGGGACTGCGTCCTGCCGATATTGCCTTCGCCGGGGACTCGGCCGGCGGCAATCTCGTGCTCGTTGCAATGCTGGCAGCGAGAGACCGTGGCCTTCCGCTGCCCGCGGCCGGCGCGCTGATGTCACCCTGGACCGATCTCGCTGCGACAGGTGCGAGCTACGAAAGCCGGGCCGCGGCCGATCCGATCCATCAGCGCGCGATGATCCTGGCGCTCGCCAAGAACTATCTCGACAAGGACGGCGATCCCCGTAATCCGCTGGCTTCGCCGCTTTATGCCGACCTCACCGGTCTGCCGCCGCTCCTGGTTCAGGTCGGAGACCGCGAAACCGTGCGCGACGATTCAGTGGACCTTGCCGCGCGCGCCAAGGCCGCCGGCGGCGACGTCGAACTCCAGGTCTGGGACGGCATGATCCACGTGTTCCAGATGTTCCCCGAGATTCCGCAGGCGCGAGAGGCGATCGCATCCCTCGCAGTTTTTCTGCGCAACCATCTTCACATCGGCCATCAGAGGGCGCCACAATGA
- a CDS encoding SDR family oxidoreductase, whose product MADTLPFGRLDGRRTFVSGGARGIGAAIVRSFAGAGARVVIADLDVAAAAELARETGAGVAGLDVSDATAVQAVMAQDGPFDIVVNNAGVDQHAFFTDTTAEDWARLIAVNLTSVLACTHAALPAMQAARFGRIINVTSEAARLGSKGGAVYSAAKGGVISFTRSIARENARFRITANAIAPGPIRTPMLEQAVAKGGDKILQAMTGATLLGRLGEPEEVAAAALFLASDQAAYITGETLGVSGGMGIGG is encoded by the coding sequence GTGGCGGACACCTTGCCATTCGGGCGTCTCGATGGCCGCCGCACCTTCGTCTCCGGCGGCGCACGCGGCATTGGGGCGGCGATCGTCCGCAGCTTTGCCGGAGCAGGCGCCAGGGTCGTGATCGCCGATCTCGACGTCGCCGCAGCCGCGGAGCTTGCGCGGGAGACCGGCGCCGGCGTCGCCGGGCTGGATGTCAGCGATGCAACGGCCGTACAGGCCGTGATGGCGCAGGATGGCCCGTTCGACATCGTCGTCAACAATGCCGGCGTCGATCAGCACGCCTTCTTCACCGACACCACGGCGGAGGATTGGGCGCGGCTGATCGCGGTCAATCTCACCTCGGTACTGGCCTGCACCCACGCCGCGCTGCCGGCGATGCAGGCGGCACGGTTCGGCCGCATCATCAATGTCACCTCGGAGGCGGCGCGGCTTGGCTCCAAGGGCGGCGCGGTCTATTCCGCGGCCAAGGGCGGCGTGATCTCGTTCACCAGGAGCATCGCGCGCGAGAATGCACGCTTTCGCATCACCGCGAACGCGATCGCGCCGGGACCGATCCGCACGCCGATGCTGGAGCAGGCCGTGGCAAAGGGCGGCGACAAGATCCTGCAGGCGATGACCGGCGCGACGCTGCTCGGCCGGCTCGGCGAGCCGGAGGAGGTTGCGGCCGCTGCGCTGTTCCTGGCTTCCGATCAGGCCGCCTACATCACCGGCGAGACGCTTGGCGTGTCCGGCGGCATGGGCATCGGCGGCTGA
- a CDS encoding branched-chain amino acid ABC transporter permease, whose protein sequence is MRTGDYKQSYGELVALIDSPPVWLWSAVLLLALIAAPYLLNSYALSFLMIILITVTGALGLNILTGYTGLISLGHVGFLVTGAYAYAVLVSKYHMPPLVGFLGAGVVPALASLIVGAPSLRLKGLYLAITTLAFSFIINTVILEMRWLTNGARGIQVQRPEILGISFDSDAAFTYLCLAFAALTLFATLNIRRSRVGRAFVAIRDNDTAARVMGINLHAYKLFAFVTSAFITGIAGALYGIYLSFVSVEGFPFLLSIEALAILIVGGLGSALGAVLGTILIVLLPEATRLVFSLFSAQMDATFATGAQELKSMLYGLVIILFLRFQPRGLVGAWHDIKRTWVHWPLRY, encoded by the coding sequence ATGCGCACCGGTGATTACAAGCAGAGCTATGGCGAGCTGGTTGCGCTGATCGATTCCCCGCCGGTGTGGCTCTGGTCGGCCGTGCTGCTGCTGGCGCTGATCGCAGCGCCCTATCTGCTCAATTCCTACGCGCTGTCGTTCCTGATGATCATCCTGATCACGGTGACCGGCGCGCTCGGGCTCAACATCCTGACCGGTTACACCGGCCTGATCTCGCTCGGTCATGTCGGCTTCCTCGTCACCGGCGCCTATGCCTACGCGGTGCTGGTCTCGAAATACCACATGCCGCCGCTGGTCGGCTTTCTCGGCGCCGGGGTGGTGCCGGCACTTGCCAGTCTGATCGTCGGCGCACCGTCGCTGCGGCTCAAGGGGCTCTATCTCGCCATCACCACGCTCGCCTTCTCCTTCATCATCAATACCGTGATCCTGGAGATGCGCTGGCTCACGAACGGCGCCCGCGGCATTCAGGTGCAGCGGCCGGAGATCCTCGGCATCAGCTTCGACAGCGATGCCGCCTTCACTTATCTCTGCCTCGCCTTCGCAGCCTTGACCCTGTTCGCCACCCTCAACATCCGCCGCAGCCGGGTCGGCCGCGCCTTCGTCGCGATCAGGGACAACGACACCGCGGCCCGCGTCATGGGCATCAATCTGCACGCCTACAAGCTGTTCGCTTTCGTTACATCCGCCTTCATCACCGGCATCGCCGGCGCGCTCTACGGCATCTATCTCTCCTTTGTCAGCGTCGAGGGCTTTCCGTTCCTGCTCTCGATCGAGGCGCTGGCGATCCTGATCGTCGGCGGGCTCGGCTCGGCGCTCGGCGCCGTGCTCGGCACCATCCTGATCGTGCTGCTGCCGGAGGCGACAAGGCTCGTCTTCAGCCTGTTCAGCGCGCAGATGGACGCGACGTTTGCGACCGGCGCGCAAGAGCTGAAGAGCATGCTCTACGGTCTCGTCATCATCCTGTTCCTGCGCTTCCAGCCGCGCGGACTGGTCGGCGCGTGGCACGACATCAAGCGGACCTGGGTGCACTGGCCGCTGCGCTACTAA
- a CDS encoding NAD(P)H-dependent oxidoreductase: protein MKVLIVFAHQEAQSFNAALLARSVAELTALGHTVKISDLYAMRFNPVATAGDFGERRFPDRLQYDREQKYNLQQKSLSGDIAAEIEKLLWCDLLILQFPLWWFSLPAIMKGWIDRVFVNGAVYGAGRRYDTGGLAGRRAMVVTSTAAYPGMCAPDGLVGALDVVLWPIQNGTLAYAGCKVLPPFVSYSVNFVDEATRHRYLDDYGERLRQLETTEPLFFHPLADFGEDWRLKPGIAAQTVGQGKPAAPVRTELDEDASMLPRPVLTGRGSG from the coding sequence ATGAAGGTCCTGATCGTCTTTGCCCATCAGGAGGCGCAGTCGTTCAACGCTGCGCTGCTGGCGCGGTCGGTGGCGGAGCTGACCGCGCTCGGGCATACGGTCAAGATCTCCGATCTCTACGCCATGCGCTTCAACCCGGTCGCGACGGCTGGGGACTTTGGCGAGCGGCGGTTCCCCGACCGGCTGCAATATGACCGCGAGCAGAAATACAATCTGCAACAGAAGTCGCTCAGCGGCGACATCGCCGCCGAGATCGAGAAGCTGCTGTGGTGCGACCTCCTGATCCTGCAGTTTCCGCTGTGGTGGTTCTCGCTCCCCGCCATCATGAAGGGCTGGATCGATCGCGTCTTCGTCAACGGCGCGGTCTATGGCGCCGGCCGCCGCTACGACACCGGTGGCCTCGCCGGCCGCCGCGCCATGGTCGTGACCTCGACTGCAGCCTACCCCGGAATGTGCGCGCCCGACGGGCTGGTCGGCGCACTCGATGTGGTGTTGTGGCCGATCCAGAACGGCACCCTGGCCTATGCCGGCTGCAAGGTGCTGCCACCCTTCGTGTCCTATTCGGTGAATTTCGTCGACGAGGCGACACGGCACCGCTATCTCGACGACTATGGCGAACGGCTGCGGCAGCTCGAGACCACCGAACCGCTGTTCTTCCATCCGCTCGCGGATTTCGGCGAGGACTGGCGGCTAAAGCCGGGGATCGCGGCGCAGACGGTTGGGCAGGGCAAGCCGGCGGCGCCCGTGCGAACTGAACTAGACGAAGACGCCAGTATGCTCCCTCGCCCCGTTCTTACGGGGAGAGGGTCGGGGTGA
- a CDS encoding acyl-CoA dehydrogenase family protein — protein MNVMTSDPRQLSETQFHFPEPPNLPEELRMLREQVRRFVEKEVVPHAEAWERDGKIPREIYRRMGALGFLGMRHAAEYGGTDMGPLASMVFAEELGRSSFGGFTSSILVHTDMSAVHISLRGTPEQKQKYLPAIIRGETVCSIAVTEPDAGSDVAGLKTRARRDGDHWVINGAKMFITNAVYGDILIVAARTDPHAKGSRGISLFIVERNTPGITATKLDKHGWLCSDTAEIAFQDVRVPAENLLGEENKGFYGIMETFQNERICIGGICAGESAKAIELTANYVKTRQAFGGPLWNQQGVRLKLAQLAAKAAAARALAYQAAELATAGQECLREVSMVKALSPEVLHEVVHGCLQLHGGSGFMRGTPIERMARDARVLTIGGGATEVMLEEVAKRM, from the coding sequence ATGAACGTCATGACGTCGGATCCGCGCCAGCTCTCTGAGACCCAATTCCATTTCCCGGAGCCGCCCAATCTGCCCGAGGAACTACGCATGCTGCGTGAGCAGGTGCGCCGCTTCGTCGAGAAGGAAGTGGTGCCGCATGCCGAGGCGTGGGAGCGCGACGGCAAGATCCCGCGCGAGATCTATCGCCGCATGGGCGCGCTCGGCTTTCTCGGCATGCGCCATGCGGCCGAATATGGCGGCACCGACATGGGGCCGCTGGCCTCGATGGTGTTCGCCGAGGAGCTTGGACGCTCGAGCTTCGGCGGCTTCACCTCGTCGATCCTGGTGCATACCGACATGTCGGCGGTGCACATCAGCCTGCGCGGTACGCCGGAGCAGAAGCAGAAATACCTGCCCGCGATCATCCGCGGCGAGACGGTCTGTTCGATCGCGGTGACCGAGCCCGATGCCGGCTCCGATGTCGCTGGCCTGAAGACGCGCGCGCGGCGCGACGGCGATCATTGGGTGATCAACGGCGCAAAGATGTTCATCACCAACGCGGTCTATGGCGACATCCTGATCGTCGCAGCGCGCACCGACCCGCATGCCAAGGGCAGCCGCGGCATCTCGCTGTTCATCGTCGAGCGCAACACGCCGGGCATCACGGCAACCAAGCTCGACAAGCATGGTTGGCTCTGCTCGGACACTGCCGAGATCGCCTTCCAGGACGTGCGCGTGCCGGCGGAAAATCTGCTCGGCGAGGAGAACAAGGGTTTCTATGGCATCATGGAGACCTTCCAGAACGAGCGCATCTGCATCGGCGGCATCTGCGCCGGCGAGTCCGCCAAGGCGATCGAGCTGACGGCAAACTATGTGAAGACGCGGCAGGCGTTCGGCGGCCCGCTCTGGAACCAGCAGGGCGTGCGGCTGAAGCTCGCCCAGCTCGCCGCGAAGGCGGCCGCGGCGCGCGCGCTGGCCTATCAGGCCGCCGAGCTTGCGACGGCGGGGCAGGAGTGTCTGCGCGAAGTGTCGATGGTGAAGGCGCTGTCGCCGGAGGTGCTGCACGAGGTCGTGCATGGCTGCCTGCAATTGCATGGCGGCTCAGGCTTCATGCGCGGCACGCCGATCGAGCGCATGGCGCGCGACGCGCGGGTGCTGACGATCGGCGGTGGCGCCACCGAGGTGATGCTGGAGGAAGTCGCCAAGCGGATGTGA
- a CDS encoding aromatic-ring-hydroxylating dioxygenase subunit beta, whose protein sequence is MLSRESSATLMSAITAFLYREARLQDEHQYEAWEKLWTDDGVYWVPANGADIDPEQQMSIIYDNRSRIALRVRQLMTGKHFTQTPQSNLRRLISNIELMDEQPDNGDIAVASNSLIFESSLRDDTLWAARNEYRLRHVDGELRMASKKVILVNNDKAIYTLSFLV, encoded by the coding sequence ATGCTGTCGCGCGAGAGCAGCGCCACGTTGATGAGTGCCATCACCGCCTTCCTCTATCGCGAGGCGCGGTTGCAGGACGAGCATCAATATGAGGCCTGGGAAAAGCTCTGGACCGACGACGGCGTCTATTGGGTGCCGGCCAACGGCGCCGACATCGATCCGGAGCAGCAAATGTCGATCATCTACGACAACCGCTCGCGAATCGCGCTGCGGGTCCGCCAGCTGATGACCGGCAAGCATTTCACGCAGACGCCGCAGTCGAACCTGCGCCGGCTGATCTCCAACATCGAATTGATGGACGAGCAGCCTGACAATGGCGACATCGCGGTCGCCAGCAACAGCCTGATCTTCGAATCGAGCCTGCGCGACGACACGCTGTGGGCGGCGCGCAACGAATACCGTCTGCGCCATGTCGATGGCGAATTGCGGATGGCCAGCAAGAAGGTCATCCTCGTCAACAACGACAAGGCGATCTACACGCTGTCATTCCTGGTTTAG
- a CDS encoding enoyl-CoA hydratase-related protein encodes MIDKGPVLLDISDGVARLRLNRPDAANGMSAELLSALCDAIMVCHGHPDLRVVLLSGEGANFCAGGDVRAFASKGEKLPDYIRQATAYLQNAVTGLLRLEAPVIASVQGFAAGGGGFGLVCASDIVIAAESAKFLAGATRVAMAPDAGVSVTLSRLVGLRRAMSILLTNPVIPAAEALQMGIVTKVVPDAELSDASLALARELAAGAPKALAATKRLVWAGTGTSIEQCLSEEARTVAELSGMADAREGLAAVIERRKPVFTGR; translated from the coding sequence ATGATCGACAAGGGCCCCGTTCTGCTCGACATCAGCGACGGCGTCGCGCGGCTGCGGCTCAACCGCCCCGATGCGGCCAACGGCATGAGCGCCGAACTCCTGAGCGCGCTGTGCGACGCCATCATGGTCTGCCACGGCCATCCGGATTTGCGCGTCGTGCTGCTGAGCGGCGAGGGCGCGAATTTCTGCGCGGGCGGCGATGTCCGCGCCTTCGCCTCCAAGGGCGAGAAGCTGCCCGACTATATCCGCCAGGCCACCGCGTATCTGCAGAACGCGGTGACCGGATTGCTGCGGCTGGAGGCGCCGGTGATCGCCTCGGTGCAGGGCTTTGCGGCGGGCGGCGGCGGCTTCGGCCTGGTCTGCGCCTCCGACATCGTGATTGCGGCGGAATCGGCAAAATTCCTCGCCGGCGCGACGCGGGTGGCGATGGCGCCGGATGCCGGTGTCTCCGTCACGCTGTCGCGGCTGGTCGGCCTACGGCGAGCGATGTCGATCCTGCTGACCAACCCGGTGATCCCGGCTGCGGAAGCGTTGCAGATGGGCATCGTCACCAAGGTCGTGCCCGATGCGGAGCTTTCCGATGCATCGCTGGCGCTGGCACGTGAGCTTGCGGCCGGTGCGCCGAAGGCGCTGGCGGCGACCAAGCGGCTGGTCTGGGCCGGCACCGGCACCAGCATCGAGCAGTGCCTGTCGGAAGAGGCGCGCACCGTGGCCGAGCTCTCGGGGATGGCCGATGCGCGCGAAGGGCTCGCCGCCGTGATCGAGCGGCGCAAGCCTGTCTTCACGGGGCGCTGA
- a CDS encoding aromatic ring-hydroxylating dioxygenase subunit alpha, which yields MNMMTGVSPWERLIRPDRVHGSLYTDSEIFEAELKNIWYRTWVYVGHESEVPNANDYVVKSIGPQSVIMTRDEQGKVNLLLNRCSHRGNQVCSFERGNARSFTCPFHSWTFANDGRLVGYAFPDGYEGQDKSQLALGRVTRVESYRGFVFGSFAADGPTLKEHLGGAAETIDRLVRTSPEGEVEITAGFLKHRVKANWKFILENECDGYHPAFVHTSIFGVADSMIGKLYGGASTALTRDYGNGHTEIDLRPEFRKRDEPMSWFGTSEERLPDYTARMKTAYGDTAAREIMIDGTPHVMIFPNLFIAEIQMFVIQPLGVDDSVQHVTALQFKGAPDLNRRLRQQTMGSVGPAGFLLADDSEMYERCHRGVLARNPEWIFLGRGEKRQRQDELGFTVGHVTDEVPSRGIWTHYRKLMEPA from the coding sequence ATGAACATGATGACCGGCGTCTCGCCATGGGAGCGGCTGATCCGGCCCGACCGGGTGCACGGATCGCTGTACACCGATTCCGAGATCTTCGAGGCCGAGCTCAAGAACATCTGGTACCGGACCTGGGTCTATGTCGGGCACGAGAGCGAGGTGCCCAACGCCAACGACTACGTCGTCAAGTCGATCGGCCCGCAATCCGTGATCATGACGCGCGACGAGCAGGGCAAGGTCAATCTGCTGCTCAACCGCTGCTCGCATCGCGGCAACCAGGTCTGCTCGTTTGAGCGCGGCAATGCGCGCTCGTTCACCTGTCCGTTCCACTCCTGGACCTTTGCCAATGACGGCCGCCTGGTCGGCTATGCCTTCCCGGACGGTTACGAGGGGCAAGACAAATCGCAGCTCGCGCTCGGGCGGGTGACGCGCGTCGAATCCTACCGCGGCTTCGTGTTCGGCTCGTTCGCGGCCGATGGCCCGACTTTGAAGGAACATCTCGGCGGTGCCGCCGAGACCATCGATCGGCTGGTGCGCACTTCGCCCGAGGGCGAGGTCGAGATCACCGCGGGTTTCCTCAAGCATCGCGTGAAAGCGAACTGGAAGTTCATCCTGGAGAATGAGTGCGATGGCTATCACCCGGCCTTCGTGCACACGTCGATCTTCGGCGTCGCCGACAGCATGATCGGCAAGCTCTACGGCGGCGCCTCGACTGCGCTGACGCGCGACTACGGCAACGGCCATACCGAGATCGATTTGCGGCCCGAATTCCGCAAGCGCGACGAGCCGATGAGCTGGTTCGGCACCAGCGAGGAGCGGCTGCCGGACTACACCGCGCGCATGAAGACCGCCTATGGCGACACCGCGGCGCGCGAGATCATGATCGACGGCACGCCGCATGTGATGATCTTCCCGAACCTGTTCATCGCCGAGATCCAGATGTTCGTGATCCAGCCGCTTGGTGTCGACGACAGCGTGCAGCATGTCACCGCGCTGCAGTTCAAGGGCGCCCCAGATCTGAACCGCAGGCTGCGCCAGCAAACCATGGGCTCAGTCGGCCCCGCCGGCTTCCTGCTGGCGGATGATTCCGAGATGTACGAGCGTTGCCACCGCGGCGTGCTGGCGCGCAATCCCGAGTGGATCTTCCTCGGCCGCGGCGAGAAGCGCCAGCGGCAGGATGAGCTCGGCTTCACGGTCGGCCACGTCACCGACGAGGTGCCGTCGCGCGGCATCTGGACCCATTATCGCAAGCTGATGGAGCCAGCCTGA
- a CDS encoding phosphotransferase family protein, translating to MPAAPDPVRPVAVNDDAVRTALAQHLSRISGSRTEIESFGRKSSGFSWITYAFVARSAVGGDRRLILRVGPPNGLFAPYSVLPQVYALQSLAGSGVPVPALVLSEQHGAEIGFPFFICEHVEGDVPAPWAASELDPDHKRAVARQFVDILASLHGIDPGATPFASLQQGGERAEVRAIAGWRASLARSTARYYPLLDWGGRWLEDNCPQPPCRTIVHGDYRIGNFIEQSGRIVAILDWELTHLGDPHEDLAWAMMPTFNARSRKLYGVLERAEVIDLYQRASGIAVSDKSLAFYEAYALYQAAAIQMCAVRAFEVDRFNDLRLAVMASQMPSIVRAFERALEAAA from the coding sequence ATGCCGGCCGCGCCGGACCCTGTTCGTCCAGTCGCGGTCAATGACGACGCGGTGCGGACGGCGCTCGCGCAGCATTTGTCGCGAATATCCGGGAGCCGGACGGAGATCGAGAGCTTCGGCCGCAAATCGTCGGGCTTCTCCTGGATCACCTATGCTTTCGTGGCGCGCTCGGCGGTTGGCGGGGATCGCAGGCTGATCCTGCGCGTCGGTCCGCCGAACGGGCTATTTGCACCTTACTCGGTGCTGCCGCAGGTCTATGCGTTGCAGTCGCTGGCCGGTAGCGGTGTGCCGGTTCCGGCGCTGGTGTTATCAGAACAGCATGGTGCCGAGATCGGCTTTCCTTTCTTCATCTGCGAGCACGTCGAGGGCGATGTTCCCGCACCCTGGGCGGCGAGCGAGCTCGATCCGGACCACAAGCGCGCGGTCGCCCGGCAGTTCGTCGACATCCTCGCGTCGCTGCACGGGATCGACCCGGGCGCAACGCCATTCGCATCGCTGCAACAGGGCGGAGAGCGCGCCGAAGTCCGCGCGATCGCCGGCTGGCGCGCGTCGCTGGCGCGTTCGACCGCGCGCTATTATCCGCTGCTCGATTGGGGCGGACGCTGGCTTGAAGATAACTGCCCGCAGCCGCCATGCCGCACCATCGTGCATGGCGATTACCGGATCGGGAACTTCATCGAGCAGAGTGGCCGGATCGTTGCCATCCTCGATTGGGAGCTCACTCACCTGGGCGATCCCCATGAGGATCTGGCCTGGGCGATGATGCCGACCTTCAATGCCAGGAGCCGGAAGCTCTATGGCGTGCTCGAGCGCGCGGAGGTGATCGATCTCTATCAGCGCGCCTCCGGCATTGCGGTCTCGGACAAGAGCCTCGCCTTCTACGAGGCCTATGCGCTGTATCAGGCGGCGGCGATCCAGATGTGCGCAGTGCGCGCCTTCGAGGTCGATCGCTTCAACGACCTGCGCCTTGCGGTGATGGCAAGCCAGATGCCCTCGATCGTGCGGGCCTTCGAGCGCGCACTGGAGGCCGCGGCATGA